A region from the Mycobacterium heidelbergense genome encodes:
- the folE gene encoding GTP cyclohydrolase I FolE, giving the protein MALPDLGPDTRRAPGRIRVFDQQRAEAAIRELLHAIGEDPDRDGLQDTPARVARAYREMFAGLYTDPDTVLNTMFDEDHDEMVIVKEIPLYSTCEHHLVSFHGVAHVGYIPGKDGRVTGLSKIARLVDLYAKRPQVQERLTSQIADALVKKLDPRGVIVVVEAEHLCMAMRGVRKPGAVTTTSAVRGQFKTSAASRAEALDLILRK; this is encoded by the coding sequence ATGGCCTTACCGGATTTGGGGCCGGATACCCGCCGGGCGCCCGGCCGCATAAGGGTGTTCGACCAGCAACGCGCCGAGGCCGCGATCCGCGAGCTGCTCCACGCGATCGGCGAAGACCCCGACCGGGATGGCTTGCAGGACACCCCGGCCCGCGTCGCGCGCGCGTACCGCGAGATGTTCGCGGGGCTCTACACCGATCCCGACACCGTCTTGAACACCATGTTCGACGAGGATCACGACGAGATGGTGATCGTCAAGGAGATCCCGCTGTACTCCACCTGCGAGCATCACCTGGTGTCTTTCCACGGGGTGGCTCACGTCGGCTACATCCCCGGCAAGGACGGCAGGGTCACCGGCCTGTCGAAGATCGCCCGGCTGGTCGACCTTTACGCCAAGCGGCCACAGGTGCAGGAGCGACTCACCAGCCAGATCGCCGATGCCCTGGTGAAGAAGCTCGATCCGCGCGGGGTCATTGTCGTGGTCGAAGCCGAGCACCTGTGCATGGCGATGCGCGGTGTCCGCAAGCCCGGCGCCGTCACCACGACGTCGGCGGTGCGCGGCCAGTTCAAAACCAGTGCCGCCTCTCGAGCCGAAGCGCTCGACCTCATCCTGCGCAAGTGA
- the folP gene encoding dihydropteroate synthase, whose translation MSPAPVQVMGVLNVTDDSFSDGGRYLDVDDAVAHGLAMVAEGAGIVDVGGESTRPGATRIDPRVEASRVVPIVKELAAQGITVSIDTMHADVARAALQSGARIVNDVSGGRADPAMAPLLAEAGVPWVLMHWRSVSPDRPHAAPHYRDVVAEVRAELLAGVDDAVSAGVDPDNLVIDPGLGFAKTGQHNWALLHALPQLVATGIPVLLGASRKRFLGTLLAGPDGSPRPPDGRETATAVISALAAVHGAWGVRVHDVRSSVDALKVLEAWKQGWSHG comes from the coding sequence GTGAGTCCGGCGCCTGTGCAGGTTATGGGAGTCCTGAACGTCACTGATGACTCGTTCTCTGACGGCGGACGGTATCTCGACGTCGACGACGCCGTCGCCCACGGCCTGGCGATGGTCGCCGAAGGCGCGGGAATCGTCGACGTCGGGGGTGAGTCGACCCGGCCCGGTGCCACCCGGATCGACCCTCGCGTCGAGGCGTCGCGCGTGGTTCCTATCGTCAAAGAGCTTGCGGCTCAGGGTATTACCGTAAGCATCGACACCATGCACGCCGACGTCGCGCGCGCGGCTCTGCAGAGTGGCGCGCGGATCGTCAACGACGTGTCCGGCGGACGGGCCGATCCCGCCATGGCGCCGCTGCTGGCCGAGGCCGGTGTGCCGTGGGTGTTGATGCATTGGCGATCGGTGTCGCCCGACCGCCCGCATGCGGCGCCGCACTACCGCGACGTGGTGGCCGAGGTGCGCGCCGAGCTGCTCGCCGGCGTCGACGACGCGGTGTCCGCGGGCGTCGATCCCGACAACCTGGTGATCGACCCCGGGCTTGGATTCGCCAAGACGGGGCAACACAATTGGGCGCTGCTGCACGCGCTGCCGCAGTTGGTCGCCACCGGCATCCCGGTACTGTTGGGCGCCTCGCGTAAACGGTTCCTCGGTACGTTGCTGGCCGGACCCGACGGGTCGCCGCGACCGCCCGACGGGCGTGAGACGGCGACCGCGGTGATTTCCGCGCTGGCCGCCGTGCACGGGGCGTGGGGCGTGCGCGTGCACGACGTGCGTTCCTCGGTCGACGCCCTCAAGGTCCTTGAGGCCTGGAAACAGGGCTGGTCGCATGGCTGA
- the folB gene encoding dihydroneopterin aldolase, producing MADRIELRGLTVRGRHGVFDHERADGQDFVVDITVWIDLADAAASDDLADTYDYAALARLAADVVAGPARNLIEAVGGDIADRVMDDHRVHAVEVVLHKPQAPIPQRFADVAVVVRRSRRGGRGSVIPAGGAL from the coding sequence ATGGCTGATCGAATCGAATTGCGCGGCTTGACGGTTCGTGGCCGGCACGGAGTCTTCGATCACGAGCGCGCCGACGGGCAGGACTTCGTCGTCGATATCACGGTGTGGATCGACTTGGCCGACGCCGCCGCCAGCGACGACCTGGCCGACACCTACGACTACGCGGCGCTGGCGCGGCTGGCGGCCGACGTCGTCGCGGGGCCCGCGCGCAACCTGATCGAAGCGGTCGGGGGTGACATCGCCGACCGGGTGATGGACGACCACCGCGTGCATGCCGTCGAGGTGGTGCTGCACAAGCCCCAGGCCCCGATCCCGCAGCGGTTCGCCGACGTCGCCGTGGTGGTTCGGCGGTCGCGGCGCGGCGGCCGCGGTTCGGTGATCCCGGCCGGTGGGGCGCTATGA
- the folK gene encoding 2-amino-4-hydroxy-6-hydroxymethyldihydropteridine diphosphokinase, with protein sequence MTRIVLSIGSNLGDRLARLQSVVDGLRKTLVAVSPIYETDPWGGVEQPPFLNAVLIADDPARDGQAWLRRAQEFERAAGRVRGERWGPRTLDVDLIACYGETEVIAREPDLTLPHPLAHLRAFVMVPWLAIDPDARLTVAGGPRPVAQLLAELDPADRAGVRLSSQTLELQT encoded by the coding sequence ATGACCCGCATCGTGCTGTCCATCGGGTCCAACCTCGGTGACCGGCTGGCGCGGCTGCAGTCGGTCGTCGACGGGCTCCGGAAAACGCTGGTAGCGGTATCGCCGATCTACGAGACGGACCCCTGGGGCGGTGTGGAGCAGCCCCCGTTTCTCAACGCCGTGCTGATCGCGGACGACCCGGCGCGCGACGGGCAGGCCTGGCTGCGCCGGGCGCAGGAGTTCGAGCGGGCGGCGGGCCGGGTTCGCGGCGAACGCTGGGGCCCGCGCACCCTCGACGTCGACCTGATCGCCTGCTACGGCGAAACCGAAGTGATCGCCCGCGAGCCCGACCTGACGCTGCCGCACCCGCTGGCCCACCTGCGGGCCTTCGTGATGGTGCCGTGGCTGGCCATCGACCCGGACGCCCGGCTGACGGTGGCCGGCGGCCCGCGGCCCGTCGCGCAGCTGCTCGCCGAGCTGGACCCGGCCGACCGGGCCGGTGTTCGGCTTTCCAGTCAGACGCTCGAGCTCCAAACCTGA
- a CDS encoding DUF3180 domain-containing protein codes for MGPTRKRDLTAAVVGAAVVGYLLVVTLYQWFPPITVWTGLSLLAVAVAEALWARYVRAKINDGEIGAGPGWLHPLAVARSVMVAKASAWVGALVLGWWVGVLIYFLPRRSWLRVAAEDTTGTVVAAVSALALVVASLWLQHCCKSPQDPTEHGEGAEN; via the coding sequence ATGGGACCGACCAGGAAACGTGACCTGACGGCCGCGGTGGTCGGCGCCGCGGTGGTGGGTTATCTGCTGGTTGTCACCCTGTATCAGTGGTTTCCGCCCATCACGGTGTGGACGGGGCTGTCGTTGCTCGCGGTGGCCGTCGCCGAGGCGCTGTGGGCCCGTTACGTGCGCGCCAAGATCAACGACGGCGAAATCGGCGCCGGGCCGGGTTGGCTGCATCCGCTCGCGGTGGCACGCAGCGTGATGGTGGCCAAGGCGTCGGCCTGGGTGGGTGCGCTGGTGCTCGGTTGGTGGGTCGGTGTCCTGATCTACTTCCTGCCGCGGCGGTCATGGCTGCGGGTCGCCGCCGAGGACACCACCGGCACGGTGGTGGCGGCCGTCAGCGCGCTGGCGTTGGTCGTTGCCTCGCTGTGGCTGCAGCATTGCTGCAAGTCCCCGCAGGATCCCACCGAGCACGGCGAGGGCGCGGAAAATTAG